One Salvelinus fontinalis isolate EN_2023a chromosome 11, ASM2944872v1, whole genome shotgun sequence DNA window includes the following coding sequences:
- the LOC129865747 gene encoding uncharacterized protein LOC129865747 isoform X2, translated as MLVYYILSGGHHPFEDPLGDELEQNRNIIKGTFTLEHLSDEVAKDLIEWMINEDPDERPTVEETLNHPLFWKPHRRVEYLRRIGNEKEVGKYSDADPKLLEALKQSAMERTFCQWKSKLPSELMKKMDGRKPYPENMLGLLRFIRNLHEHYAEDLESVDLMKMFPDLFGCVYVLAKERGWNSRPGLKNVFQKDLSS; from the exons ATGTTGGTATACTACATCCTTTCTGGTGGACACCACCCCTTTGAAGATCCACTTGGTGATGAACTTGAACAGAATCGAAACATAATCAAGGGGACTTTCACACTAGAACATTTGTCAGATGAGGTGGCAAAAGACCTCATTGAGTGGATGATCAATGAAGACCCCGATGAGAGACCTACAGTGGAGGAGACCCTGAATCATCCCCTCTTCTGGAAACCACATAG GAGAGTTGAGTACTTGAGGAGAATTGGGAATGAGAAGGAGGTCGGGAAGTATAGCGATGCTGACCCAAAACTTCTAGAAGCTCTGAAACAAAGTGCCATGGAGAGAACCTTCTGTCAGTGGAAATCCAAG CTGCCCTCTGAATTGATGAAAAAGATGGATGGCAGAAAGCCCTACCCTGAGAACATGTTGGGGTTACTACGTTTCATACGCAACCTACATGAGCACTA TGCTGAGGATTTAGAATCTGTTGACCTGATGAAAATGTTCCCTGATCTCTTTGGATGCGTCTACGTGTTGGCCAAGGAACGGGGCTGGAATTCAAGGCCTGGTCTGAAAAACGTGTTTCAGAAAGATCTAAGCTCATGA